The following coding sequences lie in one Vanessa atalanta chromosome 1, ilVanAtal1.2, whole genome shotgun sequence genomic window:
- the LOC125065198 gene encoding pancreatic lipase-related protein 2-like, translating into MKLLTVLLATVTLCAGSAVPLVPGDNSHYVEGVSRYIWMPNGESEPKLVDLQAPADQIELFNTRNGANNEYWLYTRNNPTSRQVLVHGNINTVHSSNYRANRPTKVIVHGWNSNGNSEMNPLITSAFLAVQDVNVIVLDWNRLANSLYSTAVRGVPDVGNHLGNFLIWLFNNAGGNWNQLHLVGFSLGAHIVGNAGRTVGGRAMRITGLDPAGPQWGGNSNALNRNSGIYVESIHTDGGLLGIFDPISDADFYPNGGRNPQPGCLISTCSHSRAPQLFAASIRFNHFIGRQCANLNEAQLNNCGGNQLRMGNADLGKRGAGFFGLRTGNNWPF; encoded by the exons ATGAAGCTCTTAACGGTTCTTCTTGCTACTGTAACGT TATGTGCTGGAAGCGCTGTTCCTTTGGTGCCAGGAGACAACAGCCACTATGTTGAAGGAGTAAGCCGCTACATTTGGATGCCAAATGGAGAGAGTGAACCTAAGCTGGTAGATCTTCAGGCCCCAGCAGATCAAATAGAGTTGTTTAATACTAGAAATGGCGCCAACAACGAGTATTGGCTCTATACCAG aAACAACCCAACCAGTCGTCAAGTTTTGGTCCATGGTAACATTAATACCGTACATAGCTCGAACTACCGAGCTAATAGACCTACCAAAGTTATTGTCCACGGGTGGAACAGCAATGGCAACAGTGAAATGAACCCGTTGATCACCTCCGCTTTCCTGGCTGTTCAAGACGTCAATGTGATCGTTTTAGACTGGAACCGTCTTGCTAACAGTTTATATTCAACGGCAGTGCGCGGTGTACCCGATGTTGGAAATCATCTAGGAAACTTCTTAATTTGGCTCTTCAATAACGCCGGTGGTAACTGGAATCAGCTACACTTGGTGGGATTCAGTTTAGGCGCCCATATCGTTGGCAATGCTGGTCGTACTGTCGGAGGTCGTGCTATGCGTATAACAG GTCTAGATCCTGCAGGCCCACAGTGGGGTGGTAACTCCAACGCACTCAATCGTAATTCTGGTATATACGTTGAATCAATCCACACCGATGGTGGTCTTCTGGGTATTTTCGATCCCATCTCTGACGCTGATTTCTATCCCAATGGAGGTAGAAACCCACAACCTGGCTGCCTTATAAGCACCTGTTCCCACAGCCGTGCCCCTCAACTTTTCGCTGCCAGTATAAGATTTAACCACTTTATTGGGAGACAGTGTGCTAATCTTAATGAAGCTCAACTTAACAACTGCGGTGGTAACCAACTTCGTATGGGTAACGCTGACTTAGGAAAACGAGG